A window of Candidatus Baltobacteraceae bacterium contains these coding sequences:
- a CDS encoding TlyA family RNA methyltransferase codes for MRRLDEAVAEHAGISRSQARSLIMEGRVRVGGEPAAKAGQRVDERAQITVEAPRRFVSRGGEKLEAALDAFGIDVRGLRALDVGASTGGFTDCLLQRGALGVTAVDVGYGQLDWRLRNDPRVNVLERTNFRHLPDDAFDAPFDVITVDASFISLRTILIRCIGYLAPGGRIVALVKPQFEAGRARLGSGGVVRDPAVHGAVLREVCDAAGALGVPVAALVASPLRGPAGNREFLVELRRDAVAIGDERIDQVVGEGQSDR; via the coding sequence ATGCGAAGACTTGACGAGGCCGTAGCCGAGCATGCGGGCATCTCGCGCTCGCAGGCCCGTAGTCTCATCATGGAAGGGCGCGTGCGCGTGGGTGGCGAGCCTGCGGCGAAAGCGGGCCAACGGGTGGACGAACGCGCGCAGATCACGGTGGAGGCGCCGCGGCGTTTCGTCAGCCGGGGCGGCGAGAAGCTCGAAGCGGCGCTCGACGCGTTCGGCATCGACGTTCGCGGGCTGCGCGCGCTCGACGTCGGCGCCTCGACCGGCGGTTTCACGGACTGCTTGTTGCAACGCGGGGCGTTGGGCGTAACGGCGGTCGACGTCGGCTACGGGCAACTCGACTGGCGGCTGCGCAACGATCCGCGTGTCAACGTGCTCGAACGCACCAACTTCCGGCATCTTCCCGATGACGCATTCGATGCGCCGTTCGACGTCATCACGGTCGATGCGTCGTTCATCTCGCTGCGAACGATACTCATCCGCTGCATCGGCTATCTCGCGCCGGGCGGACGGATCGTTGCGCTGGTCAAACCCCAGTTCGAGGCCGGGCGGGCACGCCTGGGGAGCGGTGGCGTGGTCCGCGATCCGGCCGTGCACGGGGCCGTGCTTCGCGAGGTATGCGATGCGGCCGGGGCGCTCGGCGTCCCCGTTGCGGCACTGGTTGCGTCGCCGCTACGCGGACCCGCCGGGAATCGCGAGTTCCTCGTCGAGCTGCGACGCGACGCCGTCGCGATCGGCGACGAGCGGATCGACCAGGTCGTCGGCGAAGGCCAGAGTGACCGGTGA